One stretch of Arachis hypogaea cultivar Tifrunner chromosome 20, arahy.Tifrunner.gnm2.J5K5, whole genome shotgun sequence DNA includes these proteins:
- the LOC112786065 gene encoding ran-binding protein 1 homolog a-like, producing the protein MSNTEVEHREEEEAPVGEDEDTGAQVAPIVRLEEVAVSTGEENEDAILDLKSKLYRFDKDGNQWKERGAGTVKFLKHKETGKVRLLMRQSKTLKICANHLILPSMSVQEHSGNEKLCVWHARDFADGELKDELFCIRCILLSTETATWDWAAKLWTSSGRRR; encoded by the coding sequence ATGTCAAATACCGAAGTCGAGCACCGTGAAGAGGAGGAGGCTCCTGTCGGCGAGGACGAGGACACCGGAGCTCAGGTAGCTCCGATCGTCAGACTCGAAGAGGTCGCCGTCTCCACTGGCGAAGAAAACGAAGATGCTATTCTCGATCTTAAATCTAAGCTATATCGATTCGATAAGGACGGGAATCAATGGAAGGAGCGAGGTGCTGGAACAGTGAAGTTCCTGAAGCACAAGGAAACTGGAAAGGTTCGCCTTCTCATGAGACAATCTAAGACGCTCAAGATCTGCGCCAATCATTTGATTCTACCTTCGATGAGTGTGCAGGAGCACTCTGGGAACGAGAAATTATGTGTTTGGCATGCCAGAGACTTCGCCGATGGTGAATTGAAAGATGAGCTTTTCTGCATTCGGTGCATTTTGCTGTCGACGGAGACGGCGACGTGGGATTGGGCGGCGAAGTTGTGGACCTCGTCGGGGAGAAGAAGGTAG